The genomic region ATGGTCCACGGCGTCCACCACCGTGTCCCGCCCGCGGCGGAGCAGCCCCAGGACCCCTGCCCCCTCCAGGACGGCCCGCGCCAGCCGCCTCGCCCCGGACGTGGGCTCCGGCGGTTCCCCAGGGCCGGCGGGCGCGTTGCCGTATGAGAAGCTCGTCTCCACCGTGAAGCCGTGCTCGCCCAGCAGCCGCGACAGGTTCTCCACCGAGAAGAGAAAGACATGGAAGGGGTTGAACCCCTTCCAGCGCTCCCCCTGCCGCTCGATGTTGGCCGCCGCGCCGTTGGGCGTGTCAATCAGCACCACGCCGCCGGTCTCCACCAGCCGGGCCAGCGAGGCCACGAAGAGCCGCGGATCCAGGACGTGCTCGATGACGTCGATCGCCAGCACGAGCGGGTAGCTCCGCCCCCCGGCCTCCACGAACTCCTCCACTCGTCCGGTGAAGGTGGGAACGCCCAGCCGGTCCCGCGCGAAGTCCGCAGCGAAGGGGGAGAGCTCCACCCCCTGCACCGCCCAGCCGGCGCCCTGCATTACGGCCAGGAGGAAGCCCTTGGCGCTCCCGATCTCCAGGACCTCACGCCGGGGCACCATCCCCTCGGCCACGGCCACGGTGCGCTCCCACATCTCGCGGATGCGCAGGAACTCCCTGGCCGGGCGCTGGCGGAAGAAATAGTAGTTGGCCCCGTAAAGCCGCGCGATTCCCTCGTCCGCCAGGCGGGGGGAGTTGAAGAGCAGGCCGCAGCCGTCGCACAGCCGGAGGGCGAACGCTCCGGGATAGTCGTACAGCGGGTATTCCTTCTCGTGTACCAGCCGGCTCTCCGTTCCGCCGCAGATGCAGCAGGGACGGTTGGCCGGGACCTTCGCGTCGGCGCTGGACGCCATTTTCGGGTGGTGCGGAAGAGCGGCAGCGGGGACGATCCCGGCGGACGCCGGGGTCCCAGCTTCCGGGTGCAGCGAGCTGTCCTTCTAGCGGTCGAGGTCCGGTCCGAGCGGGGGAGCCGCCGCGCCCCGCCGCGAGCGCACGCGGCCGCGGATCCCGGCAAGCTGCCCGAAGGCGAAGTGCAGGACGGTCCGCACGTCCTCGGCGCGCACCAGCAGGTCGGACGCGCGCACGTGCGGACGGGCCACGTGCACGAAGACGGCCAGCTGCAGCACGGCGACCAGCACGGACGCCACCGAGAGCGCGCAGGCGGCGCCGGCCAGCCCGAACCTCGGGACGAGGAGGAGGGCGAGGGCCACCTGCACCACCAGTGGGACGATCGAGATCCGCAGCGCCAGCCCGGCCTTGCCGATTCCGACCAGGTACTGCGTGAACACCGTTGAGGCGCTGAACGCCACCACCCCGGGGAGGATGATCCAGAGTGGGACGACCGCCGGGAGGAAGTCGCGGCCGTACACCAGCTCCACGAGCGGGCGCACCGCCACGGCCATTCCTGTCCCGGCCACGAGCGTCGCCACCAGCATCACCCGGTACGCCCGCACGACCAGCTCGGCCAGGCTCGCGCCCTCCTCCATCCCTGCGATGCGAGGGAAGAGGAGAAGGTTCAGCGCCTCCGTGATCCGCTCCAGAAGCCGTCCCAGGTTCTGCGCCATCGCCAGGAAGCCGACGTTCGCCGGCGAGAGGTACAGCGCCACCACCGTGCTGGAGGAGTACGTGTGCAGGTGGCCCACGATGCCCGCGCCGTAGAGCGGAAGCGCCTGCTCCACCAGCGCCCTCCCCAGCCCCGGCGCGGAGCGCTCCCCGCCCGCCGGGCCCGCTCCCAGCGCCCGCATGGCGAAGAGGCAGGCGAGCGCGGTGGATGCCGTCCCGGCGAACACCACCCCGAGCAGCCCGAGCCGCGCGCCGAAGAGGAGGGTCACGCTGAGCACGGCGAAGGAGAGCGTCCGCAGCAGCACCGCCTGGTTGTACGCCCGCACGTCCTCGCGGAGGAGGAGGAGCTTGGTGTAGTTCAGCAACAGGAACTGAAACGGCACCTGGAGCGCCACCACCAGGATCGCGGGGCGCACGTCCCCCGCGGCCGCCCCGAAGAGCCAGTCCGAGAGCGGCCCCAGCGCCGCAGCGACCAGCGCGACCACGCCCAAGCCGGAGCCCAGCGCGATCCGGTTCAGCATCGTCCGCACCGGCCCGACGCCGTACCGCCCCGAGCCGATCAGGTACACCCCCGCCGCGTCCACCTTCAGCCGCACGAAGGCCTCGGCGTAGGTGGGGATCAGCTGCAGGATCGCCCACAGGCCGTAGCTGGTGGGCCCCAGCTGGCGCGCGACGATCACCCCCGTCGCCAGGTTGGCGACGAAGAGGAAGGCGTCCTGCCGGAGCAGGGCGAAGGACTTCTTCGCGAGGCTCATCCCCGCTTCCGCGCTCCGGTCACCCGCCCGCCCGGCGAAATGAGAACACGTACTTGTCGCGGAACGCCATGGGCTCGTGGAACAGCTCACACCCCGCCATGGCGTCCCGGTAGAACTCCAGCGTGCGCGTCTTCTCGAAGAAGAGCTTGGAGCGCCGGGAAAGCTCGTCGGTGACGATGAAGAAGCCCCCGGGCTTCAGGTTGGGGACGACGTTCTCCCGCAGGCAGAAGACGAGCTTGTCGTCGTTCACGATGCGCTGGGAGACGTCGATCATGTAGGCCAGGTCGCACCCCGGCCGCTCGATCCGCTCCTGCCCGGCGTCGCGCCGGACCAGCTTCCCGCCGAAGCCCTCCAGCCGCCGCAGGATCCCCGGCACGGTCTCGTCGGTGATGTCCACGCCCAGGTAGTCGCGGAACCCCAGCCGGTGGACGATCTCCGTGTAGTACCCGGTGCCGAACCCGATTTCCAGCACCCTGGGCTCCTCCGGGAGCCGGAAGTCCGCGACCATGCTCTCGAAGATCCGCCGAGCGCTCTCGTACTGCCGGCGGTTCTCCTCGTCGTCCAGCCCCTGGTTGGCGGAGCTGAACAGTCGCTCCGCGCCGGACGAGCGGTAGTGCGACTGCCAGTAGCGCGCCGCGTCGTAGTCGTCGGTAGTGCTGGAGTAGCGCGCCGCCTCCCGGGCGTCCTGGAAGCGGTACGCGAGGTGGAGGATGCCGGGGGGAATCACGTAGTCCCGCAGGAATCGCATCATGCTCTCGCTATGCCCAGGATGGTCAAAGGCACGTGTTCAGCACGCGCATGAAATCCTCCACGTAGTCGTCCCGCGGATAGTCCCATTCGGCGACCAGGCGGCGCCCGGCCTCGCGGGCCCCCTCCAGGTCCTCGAGCACCTCGCCGACCCTGCGGACCAGGTCGGGGAGCGAATACGCGATGGGCATCCCCGACCTCCTCACGCGGTTGATGTCCGCGTCCAGGAACACGTCCGCCCTGCGCCGGACCAGGGTGCCGGTGTCGTCCGCGCAGTTCGAAACCACGCCCCGGCCCAGGTAGTACGCGTCCAGGCACATGGAGGTGAGGTACGACATCACCAGCACGTCCACCGAGAGGAGCTGCCCCACGTACTCGGCCAGCTCGGCCGCGACCTCGCCGCGCGTGTGCCCGGCGATGCCGATGCAGGCGGCCTGGGGGAACTGGATCTCCACCAGCGGGTCGGCGCCGTACCGGTCGAGCAGGGCACGGTGCTCCTCGTCCCCCTCGGTGATGGGACGGTAGATCAGCCGCGCGGGGCCGAAGGTCCCCGCGCGGATCGCGTCGAGCACGGCGTCCACCGCGGCGAACTCGCTCTCGCGCGGGAAGTAGAGCGAGCTGTGCCCCGCGTACATGATCACCCGCGGCGATCCGGGGGCACGGCGCGCGCCGGCCCCGCTCTCCTCCAGCGCGGCCCGGATGCGGTCGATGTTCCGGAACCAGAGCGACCCCAGCGGGTGGACCCGCTCCGGGGGGACCCCGTGCAGCTCCGTGGCGCACCGCGTCTCCCACGGCCCCTGCGCCAGGATCCGGTCGAACCGGGAGAGCAGATAGCCGTTGATGGTGAGCTGGTCGGTGGTGTACGGGAGGAGCAGGGTGCGAAAGCCGAACTTCCGGGCGCAGTACGAGAGGAAGCGCTCCTGCTCCCCGAACGACGCCACCTGAACGACCGCCACCGAGTCGTAGCCGGCCGCGATGCGGCCGATCTCCTCCGCGTCGTGCACCAGCGGGGCGGCCAGCCGGTCGGCGAACCGCCAGGCGTGCCGGAAGTACCCCAGGTAGCCCAGGAGCGTCATCGCCGTCCGGGCGCCGAGCCCCCGCTGGCGGTCGCCGTCGCCCCTGCCGAAGACCGTGTCGCGCCCCCTCCAATAGTACTCCAGCCCCGCGTTGCGGAAGCGGAAGTAGAACCCCTGGAAGCGCAGCAGCTCGGACGCCCCGTAGAGCGCCGCCGGGACCCGCCGACGGTAGACTCTCTCGCCCCGGAAGCGGTAGAACCGCGTGTTGGGCCCGCCGAACTCCCGCTGGAACGTGTCGTCGCCCGCGGAAGGGCTCACGACCAGGACGTCGTGCTCCCTGCGCAGGCGCTCGAATACAGCGGAGGAGAGCAGCACGCGCGTGGTCCGGGTGAACGGCACCGACACCACGACCAGGCTGCGCTTCCCACCGCGGGGTGATTCCGTGCTCTGGCTCTTTGGCAACGTCTATATCGCATCGGGCCGGGCGCGGGGCCACGCCCCGGGCTCCACCGGCTTCCATTCATCCGCGAAAAGGGCGGCGTGGACCACGTCCACCTCACGCCCCTCGAACAGGCTCTGCCGCACGCGGCGTCCGTCGGGCACCATCCCGGCGCGCTGCATGACCACCAGCATGGGGCGGTTCACCTCCAGGGTGCCAGCGGTGACCTTGCGCATCCCCCCGGCGCGTAGGAGGTGGTCGCAGACGGCGATCCACGCCTCCGTCCCGAACCCCGCCCCCCAGGCGCCCCGCTCCCCCACCAGGATCCCCACGTCCGCCACCCGGTGCTCCTCGGCGACGTACGCGTTCACGTTGCCGATGTGGCCGAGCGCGGGGTCGCGCGCCACGATGGCCCAGAAGTGGTGCGGCGTCCCGCGGAACGACTCCATGTACGCCCGGCACGATTCCAGGGTGTGCGCGCGCTGCCGCTGATCACTGTACCGCACCACCTCCGGGTCGTTCAGCCAGCCCACGTAGCGCTCCGTCAGGTGCTCGTCCGTGAAGGGCTCGATCCGGAGCCGGGGGGTCTCGATCATCTGCTCCCTCCGCGGGTCTCCCGCAGCCGGTCCATGACGAGCCGCCGGACGCGCTCCAGCGAGCCGCCCGGCGCAGCCCCGCCGCCCCCCGCGGACGCCCCGCCCGCGGACAGCAGCCGGGGCAGGGCCCGGCGCAGCTCTTCCCGCGAGCCCACGCAGGGGGTGCCTCCGTAGCGCACGCTGGGGAGCCACTCCCGCTCCACCTCCCGCGGGACGACCGACAGGGTGGGCACTCCCAGGATCTCCGCTTCCAGCAGGAGCATGCTCGTCATCCCCACCACCAGGTCGGCGGCGTAGGCCAGCTCCAGCGGCGACCCGCCGGCGCTCACGCGGTCGACCTCGGCGGCGTATGCGGCGAACTCCTGCGGCGTGTTCTTGGGGTGCAGCCGGAGCACCACGTACGGCCGCGGCCGCAGCTCGGCGGCCGAGTCCAGCAGCTCCTCCAGCACGACCCGCGTCCTGCCGGTGCTCGCGCCGCGCCCCTGGAGCGTGTACGCCGCGGACTTCCGGTACTGCGCCGGGTCAAGCCCGGTGGAGACCTCCGCCACGAACACCACCACCGGACGCTCCGCCGCCTCGGGGAGGACCCGCGCCCGCACGGCCTGGCGCCCCTCGCGTGCGAGCTCGGCGGCGAGCGCGCGTACCCAGTCGTACTGGGGGTGCCCGCACACCACCGTCCGCGCGGGGTCGGCGCCCAGCTCCACGAACGCCCCGCGCGTCCACTCGTCCGGGACGGCCAGCCAGTCGGGCGCGTGGGCGAGCGGGTGCTCCGCGCGCCCGCGGAAGCGGTGCTCGGCGTTGGAGAAGGCGTCCACCAGCCCCAGCGTGGGGATGCCGCGGGCGCGCGCGGCGTCCACCAGCGCGAGGCCCAGTGTGTCCGCGTCCTCCGAGGTGCCGACCACCACCAGCCGGGGCCGGGTGCGACCGAGCAGCGCATCCGCCTCCACGTCCGCGGGGACCGGCTCCGCCGGAACCCCCCGCTCGCGGAGGTACCCATCCGCAGTCCCCCGCACCAGCAGCCGCGCGCCGACCCCGGCAGCCGCGAGCGCGGCCGGGAGGTCGGCCGCGTAGTTCGCCGCTCCAGGGTCCTCGACGTACACCAGCACCTCGTTCATCAGCCGATCCGCACCGGCGCCCCACCGCGGGCCGAGGAGTCGAGCACCGCCTGCACGACCCGCGCGGTCCGCAGCGCCGACTCCCCGGGGCTGCACAGTGGCGTCCCGCGGCGAAGCGCCTCCGCCAGGTCGTCATAGAGCGCGTAAAAGGCGTGCCCCACCGTGGACGGGACCTCCACCGGGCAATCCGAGTCCACCTCCCGCTCCCCCTGCATCCCCCGGTTCTCCCG from Longimicrobiaceae bacterium harbors:
- a CDS encoding class I SAM-dependent methyltransferase, with protein sequence MMRFLRDYVIPPGILHLAYRFQDAREAARYSSTTDDYDAARYWQSHYRSSGAERLFSSANQGLDDEENRRQYESARRIFESMVADFRLPEEPRVLEIGFGTGYYTEIVHRLGFRDYLGVDITDETVPGILRRLEGFGGKLVRRDAGQERIERPGCDLAYMIDVSQRIVNDDKLVFCLRENVVPNLKPGGFFIVTDELSRRSKLFFEKTRTLEFYRDAMAGCELFHEPMAFRDKYVFSFRRAGG
- a CDS encoding class I SAM-dependent methyltransferase — translated: MASSADAKVPANRPCCICGGTESRLVHEKEYPLYDYPGAFALRLCDGCGLLFNSPRLADEGIARLYGANYYFFRQRPAREFLRIREMWERTVAVAEGMVPRREVLEIGSAKGFLLAVMQGAGWAVQGVELSPFAADFARDRLGVPTFTGRVEEFVEAGGRSYPLVLAIDVIEHVLDPRLFVASLARLVETGGVVLIDTPNGAAANIERQGERWKGFNPFHVFLFSVENLSRLLGEHGFTVETSFSYGNAPAGPGEPPEPTSGARRLARAVLEGAGVLGLLRRGRDTVVDAVDHARLPRLVRESVEAVRPSRGYAASEDSRLPLAEGQRGDNIVVIARRR
- a CDS encoding GNAT family N-acetyltransferase; the encoded protein is MIETPRLRIEPFTDEHLTERYVGWLNDPEVVRYSDQRQRAHTLESCRAYMESFRGTPHHFWAIVARDPALGHIGNVNAYVAEEHRVADVGILVGERGAWGAGFGTEAWIAVCDHLLRAGGMRKVTAGTLEVNRPMLVVMQRAGMVPDGRRVRQSLFEGREVDVVHAALFADEWKPVEPGAWPRARPDAI
- a CDS encoding polysaccharide biosynthesis C-terminal domain-containing protein yields the protein MSLAKKSFALLRQDAFLFVANLATGVIVARQLGPTSYGLWAILQLIPTYAEAFVRLKVDAAGVYLIGSGRYGVGPVRTMLNRIALGSGLGVVALVAAALGPLSDWLFGAAAGDVRPAILVVALQVPFQFLLLNYTKLLLLREDVRAYNQAVLLRTLSFAVLSVTLLFGARLGLLGVVFAGTASTALACLFAMRALGAGPAGGERSAPGLGRALVEQALPLYGAGIVGHLHTYSSSTVVALYLSPANVGFLAMAQNLGRLLERITEALNLLLFPRIAGMEEGASLAELVVRAYRVMLVATLVAGTGMAVAVRPLVELVYGRDFLPAVVPLWIILPGVVAFSASTVFTQYLVGIGKAGLALRISIVPLVVQVALALLLVPRFGLAGAACALSVASVLVAVLQLAVFVHVARPHVRASDLLVRAEDVRTVLHFAFGQLAGIRGRVRSRRGAAAPPLGPDLDR